A single region of the Ornithorhynchus anatinus isolate Pmale09 chromosome 6, mOrnAna1.pri.v4, whole genome shotgun sequence genome encodes:
- the LOC100082141 gene encoding 3-beta-hydroxysteroid-Delta(8),Delta(7)-isomerase gives MDADVTSRPVPHPYWPRDLLLEHYQPNDKAMWQILAYLFFFSGALWGATWLLAGWRGVAVAPIGFWRRLVIGWFAFCSFIHGVIEGWFSLYYRDIPGDRSFLSQLWKEYSKGDSRYLIADNFMVCMETVTALTWGPLSLWAMVAFLRRHPQRYLLQLVISLGQMYGDVLYFFTEYREGFQHSEMGHPIYFWFYFVFLNAVWIVIPAVLFLDSWTHLTQAQRALDSPARPKGKQH, from the exons ATGGACGCGGATGTGACCTCCCGACCCGTTCCTCACCCCTATTGGCCTCGGGACCTGCTGCTTGAACACTACCAGCCCAACGACAAGGCCATGTGGCAGATCCTCGCctacctctttttcttctctgggGCCTTGTGGGGAGCAACCTGGCTACTGGCTGGCTGGCGGGGGGTGGCCGTGGCACCCATCGGATTCTGGCGCCGCCTGGTTATCGGCTGGTTCGCCTTTTGCAGCTTCATCCACGGGGTGATCGAAGGCTGGTTTTCTCTGTACTATCGGGACATCCCTGGAGACCGCTCCTTCTTATCTCAGCTCT GGAAAGAATATTCCAAAGGCGACAGCAGATACCTCAT AGCTGACAACTTCATGGTGTGCATGGAGACGGTGACCGCGCTGACCTGGGGACCCCTCAGCCTCTGGGCCATGGTGGCCTTCCTCCGCCGCCACCCCCAGCGTTACCTGCTGCAGCTTGTCATCTCCTTGG GTCAGATGTACGGTGACGTGCTCTACTTTTTCACTGAGTACCGGGAAGGTTTCCAGCATAGTGAGATGGGCCACCCGATCTACTTCTGGTTCTATTTCGTCTTCCTGAATGCCGTGTGGATTGTCATCCCCGCTGTCCTCTTCCTTGACTCCTGGACCCACCTCACGCAGGCTCAAAGAGCCCTGGACTCCCCTGCCCGTCCCAAGGGCAAGCAACATTAA